Proteins found in one Anabas testudineus chromosome 1, fAnaTes1.2, whole genome shotgun sequence genomic segment:
- the poll gene encoding DNA polymerase lambda, translating into MEPRHGIMKAFPKVKRAKVLQGKDAPPLKKKPDECVVTGNTFNGVTVYILPAGIGNARCQIFQRQIQQNGGQTESSLHPGVTHVVVDDNMDSDRALRLLKVDSMPSAVQLVKCTWLSLCISEKQLLDVSSYSLISSTRISETQHDNINEELLNVKTAALPATSEPSPQTKQKETIDMAISDNKEEVRGEDEGVSQSDLEALITGHHPEEETPGTSLDPNPDSAAQKAVPGKWVCAQSSQSKSHNFNKHITDKLEVLAKAYTHQGDKWRALSYSKAVNALKSYHKPITSYQEACQIPGIGKRMADKIDEIMESGHLRKLDYIGEDVPVLELFTNIWGAGSKTAQLWYQQGFRTLEDIRTKAHLSNTQKIGLKYYEDFLDRMPRGEAAAIEKVVRNAAHAIDSGLVVMACGSYRRGKATCGDVDVLITHPDGQSHKGVFSKLLLSLHDNGFLTDDLVSQEDNGEQKKYMGVCCLSGPNQRHRRLDIIIVPYNEFACALMYFTGSAHFNRSMRAMAKTKNMSLSEHSLNKDVVRQGTLKVYGGTPLATPTEKDVFILLGIPYRQPHERDW; encoded by the exons GAAACACTTTTAATGGTGTAACGGTGTACATCCTTCCTGCTGGAATAGGAAATGCCAGATGCCAAATATTCCAAAGACAAATCCAGCAGAATGGAGGACAGACGGAGAGTTCACTGCATCCTGGTGTCACTCATGTTGTTGTGGATGACAACATGGACAGTGACAGGGCTCTGCGACTACTGAAAGTGGATAGTATGCCCTCGGCAGTCCAATTAGTGAAGTGCACTTGGTTGAGCTTGTGCATCAGTGAGAAACAACTCCTGGATGTATCCAgttacagccttatttcatCCACAAG GATCTctgaaacacaacatgacaaTATTAATGAAGAGCTGCTGAATGTCAAGACTGCTGCATTACCTGCTACATCAGAGCCGTCTCCTCAAACCAAGCAAAAAGAGACCATAGACATG GCAATATCAGACAACAAAGAAGAAGTACGAGGGGAAGATGAAGGCGTCTCTCAGAGTGACCTGGAAGCTCTCATCACTGGCCATCACCCTGAAGAGGAAACTCCTGGCACCAGTCTAGATCCCAATCCAGACTCTGCAGCCCAGAAGGCGGTCCCAGGGAAGTGGGTCTGCGCCCAGTCCTCTCAGTCCAAAAGTCATAACTTCAACAAGCACATAACAGACAAACTAGAAGTGCTGGCCAAGGCCTACACACACCAGGGAGACAAGTGGAGGGCGCTAAGCTACTCCAAGGCTGTCAACGCGTTGAAGAGTTACCACAAGCCTATAACTTCATACCAG GAGGCTTGTCAGATCCCAGGAATTGGAAAACGCATGGCAGACAAAATAGATGAGATTATGGAGAGTGGTCATCTCCGGAAGCTTGATTACATTGGGGAAGATGTGCCAGTACTGGAGCTTTTCACTAACATCTGGGGTGCTGGGAGTAAGACTGCACAGCTATGGTACCAACAG GGATTTCGCACTTTGGAGGACATCCGCACAAAAGCCCATCTgagcaacacacagaaaataggACTAAAGTACTACGAAGACTTTCTGGACAGAATGCCCAGAGGGGAAGCAGCAGCCATAGAGAAAGTG GTGAGGAATGCTGCTCATGCCATAGACTCAGGCCTGGTGGTGATGGCATGTGGCTCATACCGTCGAGGAAAGGCCACATGTGGGGATGTTGACGTACTTATAACTCACCCTGATGGCCAGTCCCACAAGGGCGTTTTCAGCAAATTGCTCCTAAGCCTCCATGACAATG ggtTTTTGACAGATGACCTGGTAAGCCAGGAGGACAATGGAGAACAGAAGAAATACATGGGTGTGTGCTGCTTGTCAGGACCCAACCAGAGACATCGCAGATTGGACATCATCATAGTGCCCTACAATGAGTTTGCCTGTGCTCTCATGTATTTTACAGGGTCAGCACACTTTAACCGCTCAATGAGAGCCATggcaaaaactaaaaatatgagCTTATCCGAGCATTCACTGAACAAAGATGTGGTGCGTCAGGGCACCCTGAAGGTGTATGGCGGCACTCCACTTGCTACACCTACAGAGAaggatgtttttattcttttaggCATACCATACAGACAACCTCATGAAAGGGACTGGTAA